One stretch of Pigmentiphaga aceris DNA includes these proteins:
- the dinB gene encoding DNA polymerase IV → MPDSPTLANRKIIHCDCDCFYASIEMRDDPSLRGRPLAVGGRPEGRGVVATCNYEARHFGIHSAMPMAHALRLCPELLILPPAMDKYRIASNQIQAIMLDYSDLMEPLSLDEAYLDVTNSDRHRGSATLIAREIRARVAEQVGITVSAGVAPNKFLAKIASDWNKPDGMFVVRPADVAGFVSQLPVKKLHGVGKVTAARMHSLGIETCADLQTWTPDALTRVFGSFGDRLHQLSHGIDDREVNPTRERKSISVETTYVRDLRSFEACRIEMAELLAQLRKRIARAEADDTMHKLFVKLRFADFSRTTAECVAHTLSPARVERLLREAHGRSSKAVRLMGVGIRLGPPVTQFELFQEGGNEPVAEGVSDVQAEDVEAVQTEAVDVEAAQVENATPHSTAPVTPPNDAATPNATASSDRSGADPA, encoded by the coding sequence ATGCCTGATTCCCCCACCCTCGCAAACCGCAAGATCATTCACTGCGATTGCGACTGCTTCTACGCCTCGATCGAGATGCGCGACGACCCCAGCTTGCGTGGTCGGCCGCTGGCGGTGGGTGGCCGTCCCGAAGGCCGTGGTGTGGTCGCGACCTGCAATTACGAAGCACGCCACTTCGGCATTCATTCGGCCATGCCGATGGCGCACGCGCTGCGCCTGTGCCCCGAACTGCTGATCCTGCCGCCCGCGATGGACAAGTACCGGATCGCCTCCAACCAGATCCAGGCCATCATGCTGGACTACAGCGACCTGATGGAGCCGCTGTCGCTGGACGAAGCCTATCTGGACGTGACCAACAGCGACCGGCATCGCGGTAGTGCCACCCTGATTGCCCGCGAGATCCGGGCGCGTGTGGCCGAGCAGGTCGGCATCACCGTGTCTGCGGGGGTTGCCCCGAACAAGTTCCTGGCCAAGATCGCCAGCGACTGGAACAAGCCCGATGGCATGTTTGTCGTGAGGCCAGCCGACGTCGCCGGTTTTGTGTCGCAGTTGCCGGTGAAGAAGCTGCACGGCGTCGGCAAGGTGACGGCTGCGCGCATGCACAGCCTGGGCATCGAGACCTGTGCCGACCTGCAGACCTGGACACCGGATGCCCTGACACGCGTGTTCGGCAGTTTTGGCGACCGGCTGCATCAGCTCAGTCACGGGATCGATGATCGCGAGGTCAACCCTACGCGAGAACGCAAGTCGATCAGCGTGGAAACTACGTACGTGCGTGATCTGCGCAGCTTCGAAGCCTGTCGTATCGAGATGGCAGAACTGCTTGCACAGCTGCGCAAACGCATCGCGCGGGCAGAAGCCGATGACACGATGCACAAGCTGTTTGTGAAGCTGCGGTTCGCCGACTTCAGCCGCACCACGGCGGAATGCGTGGCGCACACCTTGTCACCGGCACGGGTGGAGCGACTGCTGCGAGAGGCGCATGGCCGCAGCAGCAAGGCGGTCCGGCTGATGGGCGTCGGTATCCGGCTTGGCCCGCCTGTGACCCAGTTCGAATTGTTCCAGGAAGGGGGAAATGAACCGGTGGCAGAGGGGGTGAGTGATGTGCAGGCAGAAGACGTGGAAGCAGTGCAGACAGAAGCCGTGGATGTCGAAGCAGCGCAGGTAGAAAACGCCACCCCGCACAGTACAGCCCCCGTTACGCCCCCGAACGATGCAGCGACACCCAACGCCACTGCATCGTCCGATCGATCAGGTGCTGATCCGGCCTAA
- a CDS encoding acyl-CoA thioesterase has product MPDAPPSLFAASPAAGTADNSGSHPFDRAIRLTPLPDGNWRGHTSADYRNMVGPYGGITAATVLNAILQHPARLGDPVALTVNYAGPVQDGEFTIEVEILRTNRATQHWTLRLVQGPDRTPALSATAVTALRRPAWSGPELGMPVVPPADSFPREQIDLAGVPWTARYDMRFVRGALSLDPESAASDNSCTEVWMRDEPPRPIDLASLCSMCDGFFPRIFLRRPGFVPAGTVSMTVYFHADAQTLATQHEAPVLGVARAQVFAQGFFDQTAQVWGQGGTLLASSHQIVYYKE; this is encoded by the coding sequence ATGCCCGATGCACCGCCCTCGCTGTTCGCCGCCAGTCCCGCCGCTGGTACCGCTGACAATTCCGGTTCTCACCCGTTCGACCGCGCGATCCGGCTGACGCCGCTGCCAGACGGCAACTGGCGCGGGCACACCAGTGCCGACTACCGCAACATGGTGGGACCCTACGGCGGCATTACCGCCGCCACGGTGCTCAACGCGATCCTGCAGCACCCGGCCCGACTGGGCGACCCGGTGGCACTTACCGTCAACTACGCCGGTCCGGTGCAGGACGGCGAGTTCACGATCGAGGTCGAGATTCTTCGTACCAACCGCGCAACCCAGCACTGGACCTTGCGACTGGTGCAGGGGCCGGACCGCACGCCCGCCTTGAGCGCCACGGCGGTCACCGCGCTGCGCCGGCCGGCGTGGTCCGGGCCGGAACTTGGCATGCCGGTGGTGCCCCCCGCAGACAGCTTCCCGCGTGAGCAGATCGATCTGGCAGGCGTGCCCTGGACGGCCCGCTACGACATGCGTTTTGTGCGTGGTGCGCTCAGCCTGGACCCCGAAAGCGCGGCCAGCGACAACAGCTGCACAGAGGTCTGGATGCGTGACGAACCGCCACGCCCCATCGACCTGGCATCGCTATGCTCGATGTGCGATGGCTTCTTCCCGCGCATCTTCCTGCGACGCCCTGGTTTTGTGCCGGCCGGCACGGTGTCGATGACGGTCTACTTTCATGCCGATGCGCAGACGCTGGCCACTCAGCACGAGGCACCGGTGCTGGGCGTGGCGCGGGCGCAGGTCTTTGCCCAAGGCTTTTTCGACCAGACGGCGCAAGTGTGGGGGCAGGGTGGCACCTTGCTGGCCAGCAGCCATCAGATCGTCTATTACAAGGAATGA
- a CDS encoding aspartate/glutamate racemase family protein, whose protein sequence is MSTNFDGPIAGVLGGMGPLAGAAFATRLTMLTDAAVDQEHIPAVLWNDPRVPDRTQARLHGGADPLPWMQNGIARLEQAGAKIIAIPCNTAHLWYDELVASAHVPVLHIIESVADDLDRRGLAPGPIGLMGTPATLKLGLYQKHLEARGYQTLVPTEQEIADFCVPAIELVKANRVAEAFEPAAACIARLQARGARAVALGCTELPLAVPHDRRAALGIPLTDSIDALALAVIDWFRAQSASGKAAA, encoded by the coding sequence GTGAGTACAAACTTTGATGGTCCGATCGCGGGTGTATTGGGCGGCATGGGCCCGCTTGCCGGGGCGGCATTTGCCACGCGTCTGACCATGCTGACCGACGCCGCTGTCGATCAGGAACACATTCCGGCCGTGCTGTGGAACGATCCACGCGTGCCCGACCGTACCCAGGCGCGCTTGCACGGCGGGGCCGATCCCTTGCCCTGGATGCAGAACGGCATTGCCCGGCTTGAGCAGGCGGGTGCCAAGATCATTGCCATCCCCTGCAATACCGCCCACCTTTGGTATGACGAACTGGTGGCAAGCGCGCACGTGCCGGTGCTGCACATCATTGAATCGGTCGCCGACGATCTGGATCGCCGTGGGCTGGCTCCCGGCCCGATCGGTCTGATGGGCACGCCCGCCACCTTGAAGCTGGGCCTGTACCAGAAGCACCTGGAAGCCCGTGGTTATCAGACCTTGGTGCCGACCGAGCAAGAGATTGCCGACTTCTGCGTGCCCGCTATCGAACTGGTGAAGGCAAACCGCGTGGCAGAGGCGTTCGAACCGGCTGCAGCCTGCATTGCCCGTCTACAGGCACGCGGCGCGCGTGCGGTGGCGCTGGGGTGCACGGAACTGCCCCTGGCCGTGCCGCACGACCGTCGTGCCGCGCTGGGTATTCCGCTGACCGATTCCATCGATGCACTGGCCTTGGCAGTGATCGACTGGTTCCGCGCGCAATCTGCATCGGGCAAGGCAGCTGCTTGA